The following are encoded in a window of Anopheles stephensi strain Indian chromosome X, UCI_ANSTEP_V1.0, whole genome shotgun sequence genomic DNA:
- the LOC118502996 gene encoding small lysine-rich protein 1, whose translation MGGKGKKKKGAKDTSGGGSTGGSGGAAGGSSTPAKDKPEAEEGDEEDGEAKPKKGKGKKGKGKGGKSSKFQGDIFNEAAMENAYYICHNIQDVLKSRGFAWPEGQKKKKKGKK comes from the coding sequence ATGGGCGGCAAgggcaagaaaaagaagggagCAAAGGATACTTCCGGTGGCGGCAGTACAGGTGGCAGCGGAGGAGCGGCCGGTGGCTCCAGCACACCGGCCAAGGATAAACCGGAAGCGGAGGAGGGCGACGAGGAGGATGGTGAGGCGAAACCGAAGAAGGGGAAAGGCAAGAAGGGCAAGGGTAAGGGTGGCAAGTCGTCCAAGTTCCAGGGTGACATCTTTAATGAGGCGGCCATGGAGAACGCGTACTACATCTGTCACAACATCCAGGATGTGCTGAAGTCACGCGGATTCGCCTGGCCCGAGGgtcagaagaagaaaaagaagggcAAAAAGTGA